The genomic interval TTGCTGCCTGATGCATTCCTGAGGTGTGTTTaagtgctatcctaggcatgtttagattaaaaatggtGTCATCTCAActccacaagacagtgcactgaacttttttttatacaaggatttatcttcactggtgtctgcgGCAGACAAAAATCCTgtctacctttgtcatgggGGGATCAcgcatcaatataagggtggggtcatctggatgccataagacagcacaagggttaaaaaatgggACACTTCCACCGTGTGTGGGAGAAATTCTTCTCAAACCCATAAAACTCAGATGAttagatcaggtttatttatttctcagagTTCTACAAAGAACATCATTAAACATGTTTCCATGTTCGGGTTTTGAGGCTACTAAAAGATATTTCTGGTATGTAGATATGTCCCGCGAAAAAAGACTCCCGCTGCTGCGTCTGTGCCCATGAGGGGAAGAAGGGAGGGAGGCGGAGTTTATTGCAGCAGCACGGGATGCAGTGAAGAATTTCAAGTTGCAaattattccatccatccatccaatttaAATTTGCAGTGCTTAATTTTTCATgtaatatgtgtgtgttttgaagtactttatatatgtttaattaaaagtatttgttgtaaaacattttaaaaataattatgtctTTAAtctagtttttcctttttagtgaTCCCACAGTGGAATGGAAATgtattagtatttttgttttgctatctGTCCATTTGCCACATGTCAAAACGTCATCGCAGTTTCAAACACAGATAttgcacatttttctcataaccttttatcatttaaaattcaaacaGTGCACTTTTGTGAGTTTGCTTGAACAAGTAAGTAAAAATTGTGCAACTcccaaatagaaaaatatatgaaCTAATAGAAAAAGGTGATTATTAGTTTTGTAAGAAAGCTCAGTGATTGTAGCTTTAGTATTTTCAGAACTAATGAACATTTATGCCTATATGAGGTTTAAATCTTAACTTATTTAGCCTGGAAGTCCAATATGTAACTGTGTCGTTAATTTTACAGCACTGTTTTTAAGCGCTTCTTGCTCAAACTAGTGCCATAATCTGCCGAGCTTTACGGCAATGAAAGTTGTGACACCTAAATACAATTTGCATAATAGTTTGAAACGCAAGGTGTCAGCTATGTGTAGAAAGCTTGGAAGGATCAACTCATGACATCCTCGTTCATTTCAAACCTaacaacaaactgaaaaacattACAGGtaatagattttcttttatatattttttgtggggTTTTAAATTCTAGCTATACATTTAATGTCAAATGAATGGCACAAATGTTGAAATGTAACCAAATTTTCAAGATCACaatgttccttttttccttttttaatgtaaaattgtatttaccAAACAATACAACAAACTAACAAAGAGACTAAATGGGGACAAAAGGTGTATATGTATAgaagggaaaacaaacaaacaaacaaaaagtgtaCCAAATCAAAGAATGAACAGATGCATATCAATGCTTGGTCTATCCTTCCTTTCTTCTAATTTTCCTCACACCATTTTTACTCTCAGATCACAGTGTTCCTGAATAGTCTCCAACACTGTTTAACATGGTAATCATTACTATATTAAATCTGTCACCTTTTGTTGTTGCAGTAAGAAATTAATGGCCTCTTCAAAAGGGTCCAGGGCCAACATTTTTAAGTTACCAAGCTTTTCTTGAAAGACAGGAAGTGTGAGAACCACAAATCCTTTATTGGCCAGCAGAGCTGCTCTTCTCTCTGACATGAAGGTACAAAGGTCCAACACAGCAGGGAATGGACCAGTTCCTACAAgagacagaaaatgtgttttaaaaacagttttcacgatttcctttattttaaaaagatgtacaCTTTTAATTCATCTGTCTTTAGGTTTCATGTTTGGTTCCATGTTGCATATACTTTATGGGATTCCTTTTTTCTCATACCTGTACTGGTAGGTTCTCTCTTTTAAAGtacagttattatttttttaagcaggaaTTGCCtttagaaactaaaaaaaaacaaagaaatatgtttggtaaatatttttttcaacaatactTTTTGgcaattaaagcatttttatgtgAGGCAAGGGTATAAACCAGTCCACGACAGTGCTGCCTTCACATaaacttttctctgttttttaacGTATATTCTTTGACCTAATCAAATGTTACACGAGTTAGATAGCTAATCATACCTGGGGGAGTAAAGAGAACTCCATGAAAGTTCCCTTCTTTCACAGAAACTCTGCTGACCCCGTCTGCCATCAGAAGCCTCTCATTGATCGCCTCTGCCAGGATCTGGTCTTGTTCTTCATCATGCACAGAGAACTTCACCGTGTGAGGCTCTAATGCTTTGTTcttataaaaatatgtgttcaaaGTGTTTGGTTTCAGTGTCCTCAGTAGACCCATGGGTTCAACTCCAACGTAGCTCCCGCTGAGTGAGGCGTCTCTGACCAGGTCAATGTCTCCATTGCCATCAGCCCTGTAAGTGGCTGAAGAGCTGAACAGAACTCCTTTTTCATCAGTTGAACTGGCTTTAATGGTGACCACCTGTCTGGATCTCAGATGTGAGACTTTTACCTGAATGGGTTTGTCGTACAAGCATCTGGTAGTCGGGAGCAGCCTCAGTCTGATTTGAGAGCTCATCTCTTCTGcggaaaaacataatttgatcatttatgcTGCAGTCAGGGAAGGAAAGTGGTACAATTATTCCAGACTTCTcaggaaaatgttaaacattcttaatattttctttattattcaaTATAATCATTCAGTTTCTGAGTTTGTTAGTTTAAATTGTGTTATCATATCAAATGAAAGTTTAGAGACATGTTGagtgtttctgatgttttcttgGTAACACTTTATGATAACTATCTTTTAGTTAACAAATTCTTAACAGTTTGTTAATaagttataaattatttgttaaataatacTTAATTTGTATGGGATTTATAAATGTGCCTTATAGATTGACGGTAGAATACTAACAACTATTAGTGAGTTGTAACTAATTAACTGATCAAAatcagtcaccaaactttcctAATTACTATCTTACtgcaaaaaaagatttaaggaGAAAATcccttctatttatttattttaagaatttttcaTGTCAACATGGATCATAACCAAAAAGGCTTAAGTTCTAAAAGAAAAAGGCCAGTTTCCAAACTTTCTCATATGACTAAAATcgcctgttttattttattttatagttaacAATTTCCTTTCGGGTAATAGTTGCactaattttatttgattgttcaAGCTACTTCACTGAATTGCTTTGTTTGAgtgttaaaagataaaagaaagtacataaaataaaaataaggaacAACCTGCATcagtttaacacattttttttcgtttataaaaaatatactaCAAAAGTATTGGTATGATTCAAACGACttggaatttaatttaaaaaaatcatttgaggATATCcttggtaaacaaaaaaaacctgtctgtttttacaaacaattGCTCTTCTTCCTTAAACACACCTACTGTCAAGCAAagcaaagtttttaaaacacaatcagCTATGAGTCGATCATGGATGAATGAACATCTTCACACTGTGCTGTCAAACATGAGTTCAAAACCAGAGTTGCTGGGTGGAGCACAGCTGTGATTGACTGAAGACCTTCACCAAGCTGTTTCTATGGAGGAACCAACATGCTGAGGCCTGTATGTGCTGCTGGGACAAATAAAGGAGACGCACATCTTCATTGAAGACAGGAAGCTCAGCAATCATTCAGAGCAGCTGGTGCTCAATTGACTTTGCAGCAgaaggagaagagaaaaaaagacatctaCAAACACCAAAGAGGCAGCCGGTAAGAACTggaactctaaaataaaatcaacttctGGAAATGGACTGCTTGCTTGATTCCTGTGGATATTGTTGAAATTAAGAGActatttgatttgtgttttctgatgtAAAGGTTTTTCAGCTACTGTAAAAGGCTCATAATTTCCAACTCAAACAAACTcactaaaaaaccaaaaaaatttgAGATGAAATGTCACAGCGGTTGATTATTTGccaaatggaaataaaatgtgaaGATTGGAAACTTGGAAACTTGACTGGTCCTTTATGAGTGAAATCCTGCTACATCTTTGAGTGGATGTCTCTTATCCCTTTCAAGTGGGGAAAttgtaaaaagaaacataacttgacacacacattaaaacaaacttttaggtTGAGAGCTTAGGTAATATTGTTCATCGTTTAACAAAACTAATTGTGAATATCAGATGACAACATGTATTTTTCCAACTCATATTCTGTAGTGAGAGCAAGAACACATAACGCATAAATTCACACTTGTGAATAAGCAagcaaaacagtaaaatgtcaCGAATGTTCCACAAAACAATTCCATTTTAGCTggaatatgttttgttttctattgtaaTGCACAAAGATAAAGCATAGAATAGTAATGTAAACATACCAGTAATGCCCTTCAGTTGAAATTCAGAGACAGCTGGGAAGACCTAGATCCACTGAGCGCACCACCAGTATGTGTATTTGGTCTATTTAAGACAATCTTTATAAGGCTGGTATCCCTCTGGAACTGTGCAGTCATGCGATcaacgtgatcaaactcagtaTAAAATTAACTTGAACTTGAGTCACTGATCCGGAAGACTgagaaaaatcaaatacaaaaatacaaatctttattagcggacaaatatttaaaagaccaatgctaaaatacagaaataccGCAAACAGGTACTCAAATGCCACATGGGTGGGTCACACCAGAGCCTGTACCAAGTTCTCTGGACTGGCTGCTtattagtttgttgactaaatgtattcttgtttttattattattattattattattattttataataataataagaccTTCATTCcatgttgtaaaaacatttcgtttccacagcaaaatgaagaatatttttcaagactgattttttccccctaattTTATATCTAGTGTGTAAATACAGCatgtaaaaatgactaaataaaggtagtgtcacataggacaggttgtactgattaaaatgataccaaataagcattCATGTAGtctttcaaactaaaaatacagaggtaaattccaaaagagacaaaaactgagctgtaggttccagagggttaatcAAGTCTGTTTGAAATTAATAAGTGTTAAGACACTtaataagattcattaacaaaCCTTGTTAACAGATTATCAAGCATTATTAATctagtaagacatttaatacCATTATAGCTATCTCACATAGACCTATGTCAACAAGCTTAAGAAGAGTCATTAattaactttattgacaaattaaTGAGTATTATAAATGTGTTAGAtgctagtaaaatatttattagcattatagaTGTTAATCAGAATATTAACTTCTAAAGTCAGACCTTTGTCTTCAAAGTCCCTATTAGTAAActgatagttaatacatttgttaagcatGCTatcttttttaaccatttattgagTGTTTTGTGCTTTTACCACAAGTAATCACAAAGCATAAAACTTctaaaaagaactttttaataccattaaaacagaaatatataaaaaacattcagaaataatggagaaaaatctacacatttttaagcaatttgtaatatgaactaaatattatcactttgaaattttaaataacATCAACAAGTGAGATAAACTTTACAAATCTTTTCTGAACTCTTTGAGGCTTGGtacttacacatttttacaaacaactCTTCAAAATCTGCCCTTGCCTATGGGcagtaacattttgttttagttgtttgattttttactcaaatttctGAATTGGCTTTAATTTCTTCCTTTCAAGACCAGATAAAATCCCTCAGCTTGTCATTGGGaatggatcatttttttttagctcaagaGTATTTTTCTTGGTCTGTGATGGCAAGTTCTGCCACTggagtccatccatccatccatcttcctccgcttcatccgggaccgggtcgcgggggcagcagtctgagcaaagatacccagacttccctctccccggccacttcctccagctcctctggggggaccccgaggcgttcccaggccagccgagaaacatagtctctccagcgtgtcctgggtcttccccggggcctccgcccagtgggacatgcccggaacacctctctagggaggcgtccaggaggcatccggaccagatgcccgaaccacctcaactggcttctctcgatgcggaggagaagcggctctactccgagctctctccgggtgaccgagcttctcaccctatctctaagggagcgcccagccaccctacggagaaaactcatttcagccgcttgtagtcgggatctcgttctttcggtcatgacccagagctcatgaccataggtgagtactggaacgaagatcgactggtaaatcgagagctttgctttctggctcagctctcttttcaccacaacggaccggtacagcgaccgcataatagcggacgcagctccaatccgcctgtcgatctcacgctccgatcttccatcactcgtgaacaattTGGCTTTTGGCCACTGGAGTGTTGGTGACTATTGGGTTTTGGTCCACCCCTACTTTTTGGAAGGCTACAGACAAGGTGAGTCATTTTTTAAggtctttaaaactttgatGTACCTTTCCTCAATGTCATCTGGGTCACGggctgaaacataaaaaaagtaatgttttacAATCATGCACtgggcagatttttttttttttttttttgacacattcaCTGGGAAACATTCATTAATTGTTTCCCAAACTGTTAGTAACATCACCACCAAACTTCTTGTGGAAGATGCCCAATAACAGCCTCTAACCATGATATTCTAATTACCAGTGGTTTCTTAATGTAAGCCAAGGAAGTGCGCTGTCCTGCTTCTTTTTAGTTTACTCGGTTCTTCTGAATCATCAGAAAAGACGAGCTGGACAGCCTCCCACTAGAGAACAGAGATTAAGAAAGCTTGGGTAACATATTGTTCTGTCCCCTCTTCCAGCAAAATAACATTGTTTGAAGgtccatcaaaaaaaaaaaaatagtttttacatttttttcaacttattttCAACCAATAAACTAATCATactaacatttcttttttttgaatatggaaaaatatgtcaaatgaaTGGTTGGAGTTTTCTACCTTCTTTATTGCTTAATCCAAAATATCacttgaggtggctcaggcatctggtctggatgcctccgTGACGCCTCACTGGGGAggtgtcccactgggcagaggcccccacgaagacccaggacatgttggagagagaagtctgggcatctttgtttAGACTGTTGCCCCCAcaacccggtcccagatgaacggaagaagatggatggatagaaagcTCAGAGGTTTTTTAGTGTACAAGTTAAATTGACCAGAGTCCAGAGGTCAAGAGTGGCCTTAGCTGCTTTATCCTCAATTTAGCAAAATTTTGAGTAAAATTATGCTGTAAgatgtagggctgccacgattagtcgactaatcgacgactaatcgactattaaaatagtcgatgactaatttaatagttgattagtcgttattttatattatatggagtcagaatttagtaaaattgaaagttattatgatattctgctagcttcttggactattttNNNNNNNNNNNNNNNNNNNNNNNNNNNNNNNNNNNNNNNNNNNNNNNNNNNNNNNNNNNNNNNNNNNNNNNNNNNNNNNNNNNNNNNNNNNNNNNNNNNNNNNNNNNNNNNNNNNNNNNNNNNNNNNNNNNNNNNNNNNNNNNNNNNNNNNNNNNNNNNNNNNNNNNNNNNNNNNNNNNNNNNNNNNNNNNNNNNNNNNNNNNNNNNNNNNNNNNNNNNNNNNNNNNNNNNNNNNNNNNNNNNNNNNNNNNNNNNNNNNNNNNNNNNNNNNNNNNNNNNNNNNNNNNNNNNNNNNNNNNNNNNNNNNNNNNNNNNNNNNNNNNNNNNNNNNNNNNNNNNNNNNNNNNNNNNNNNNNNNNNNNNNNNNNNNNNNNNNNNNNNNNNNNNNNNNNNNNNNNNNNNNNNNNNNNNNNNNNNNNNNNNNNNNNNNNNNNNNNNNNNNNNNNNNNNNNNNNNNNNNNNNNNNNNNNNNNNNNNNNNNNNNNNNNNNNNNNNNNNNNNNNNNNNNNNNNNNNNNNNNNNNNNNNNNNNNNNNNNNNNNNNNNNNNNNNNNNNNNNNNNNNNNNNNNNNNNNNNNNNNNNNNNNNNNNNNNNNNNNNNNNNNNNNNNNNNNNNNNNNNNNNNNNNNNNNNNNNNNNNNNNNNNNNNNNNNNNNNNNNNNNNNNNNNNNNNNNNNNNNNNNNNNNNNNNNNNNNNNNNNNNNNNNNNNNNNNNNNNNNNNNNNNNNNNNNNNNNNNNNNNNNNNNNNNNNNNNNNNNNNNNNNNNNNNNNNNNNNNNNNNNNNNNNNNNNNNNNNNNNNNNNNNNNNNNNNNNNNNNNNNNNNNNNNNNNNNNNNNNNNNNNNNNNNNNNNNNNNNNNNNNNNNNNNNNNNNNNNNNNNNNNNNNNNNNNNNNNNNNNNNNNNNNNNNNNNNNNNNNNNNNNNNNNNNNNNNNNNNNNNNNNNNNNNNNNNNNNNNNNNNNNNNNNNNNNNNNNNNNNNNNNNNNNNNNNNNNNNNNNNNNNNNNNNNNNNNNNNNNNNNNNNNNNNNNNNNNNNNNNNNNNNNNNNNNNNNNNNNNNNNNNNNNNNNNNNNNNNNNNNNNNNNNNNNNNNNNNNNNNNNNNNNNNNNNNNNNNNNNNNNNNNNNNNNNNNNNNNNNNNNNNNNNNNNNNNNNNNNNNNNNNNNNNNNNNNNNNNNNNNNNNNNNNNNNNNNNNNNNNNNNNNNNNNNNNNNNNNNNNNNNNNNNNNNNNNNNNNNNNNNNNNNNNNNNNNNNNNNNNNNNNNNNNNNNNNNNNNNNNNNNNNNNNNNNNNNNNNNNNNNNNNNNNNNNNNNNNNNNNNNNNNNNNNNNNNNNNNNNNNNNNNNNNNNNNNNNNNNNNNNNNNNNNNNNNNNNNNNNNNNNNNNNNNNNNNNNNNNNNNNNNNNNNNNNNNNNNNNNNNNNNNNNNNNNNNNNNNNNNNNNNNNNNNNNNNNNNNNNNNNNNNNNNNNNNNNNNNNNNNNNNNNNNNNNNNNNNNNNNNNNNNNNNNNNNNNNNNNNNNNNNNNNNNNNNNNNNNNNNNNNNNNNActtggttttatgtcttttatcctttttttatgttttactattgcacagtgctcggtttttgtttttccttgtgtacagcactttggggctccttgactggtggtggaaggtgctttataaatcaataaatgaatgaatgaatgaatgaatgaatggtttataaagctttgaatggtttagcaccaaaatacatgactgaccttctgacccagtatgtaccagtcagacctctccggtcatcaggatccggtcttttatcagttcctagagtcagaactaaacatggagaagctgcattcagcttctatgcaccacagatctggaacagacttccagaaaacattagatcagctgaaacactcagtgtatttaaatctcacctgttctcagttgcatttgattaaaacccttccgctctctttgtggtccagatgactccaaccatatattgatgtgtgattccttccatgacaaacgtggacaggattttatatctgccatggacattagtgaaactcaaaaattagtgataaaaaaaagttcagcgaaCTGTCTTGTGGggaccagatgaccccacttttaatgtaaacaagccaaggagagcggaaggatCTTACTGTCTCAAATATTTTAGTCCGATTTCACTCTCTCAACAGTGGTTATTGATCTTCTGACAAGCAAAGTGTACATTTGGATAAACCCCTTTTGCATTTTATGcgaaactttatttgtattgattgTGTTTgtatctctttctttttttttaaaaaaagagaaaaaaattaacagagGGAAGTAGCATCATAAAACAAGCGGTGATGTCTCTTGTGATAAAGGgttaataaatcataaatctAGGACAGGagacaagatgtttttttttattggcttcATTTGACATTGCTATTAAGCATTACATTTTGGGATCATTTTGTTCTAatatgtgatgttttcagtccTCTTGagtgttgtttttaactttaccTCAATGTGATTATGTTTACAGATGCAGCTTAATAATCTACAGTTTGTTTAACTCTATGTTGAGAGAAAATTTAACATCattctttaaagttaaacttcTGTTTGTTATGGTGCTCCTGCTCCGCctcctaattggacccagctgtcggcactcatcCTTGTCACCAGCCTTCTTAAGAGGAGCCTTCCCCAGCATTCGTCGCCAGTTCGTTACCTTACCCGTTGCAGTATCCTTGCCTCTCATGCTTAGAAGCTTATGCTACTCTCAAGTTTTGCTACGTCTCACCACAGAACCCCTCTGTCTCCAGGTCTTCGAAATCCACGTGCCGCCCTGGGTCCAGCCACGTCTCGACTACTCTGCCACGCCAAAGTCACTCCACGCCACGCACCATCGGCCGAACTCACCTGGCTGTTTCGTCCTGCCGCTCCTGTCCACCTCCGGTCTTCATTCTCCATCTCAAGCCAGCAACTCCATTCAAAGTCCCGACCGCAGCTCCACATTCCCCACGGACAATAAACCTTTTTCTAAACTACTTCTGCCTCTCGTcatccttccgggttccagcatcTGGGTCTGTTTCGTCACCTGATCATGACACTGTTtcccttttattaaaaaaatgaagtaaaagaaTGGGACTTTTATAGTTACAATAAAACATTCACCACTTCAAAGTTCTCCAAAGTTTTTCCAGAATTTCACTCATCAgtctttgattgattgattgattggtttatttcaagcatagattgaaaaaaaaaatacaggacaaaacacaattatttcaaactcattacagaaacaattaaatgcattgattagaaaatagaaaacgaaaataaaacacacttatgtcacattttcttcattcatttttgtgataattaactaaagtcagtagagtttgattgattgcttgaaaaggagtgggaagaagtgaacttatataatcccacccctacttaattacttcatttcaaTGTTTAGCATAACTATGTAAtccggttgttgttgttttttgtttttttttgtaattctcaatagtaaagtgaagtgcttgttgattattgattaatctcatcaaacattatttcagtaaacagtaacatcaatcatacatcatATAACAGATATACAATACTCATTgatcatcataaaaatacaaatgcagaaaaaataatcattacacatGTTTtgagatcaagttttaaagtaacaatagagTTCTTATTGATCATTCTCTGAAATAActattatatattttcagtaaacattattGATCACACAATTtataataatcattgattatctttagaacacataattacaataattcTGTAATCATTGttacatattttggatcaagtaaagaaaattaataccacagtgattgtaaacttttcagtaatcatcaCAGCAtattacataacataaaactcattgattgcaaaaaatctttgattatttcatcacattcaagttcagacatttggaaTTATTCAACCACCATTTGATCTTTTCATCTTATCTTCATATTGTGaaattagagtttctttatacattttcttgaatgtataaatgcttgaacattgtttgagctcattacttaacttgttccagagtttgtgccacacacagaaacacagaaacttttctttgtggttcttatcaatctggccttgaagttcctgcatcctctcagtttgtATCCTCCctcattttctaagaactgtttctggatattGTACGGTAATGTTTTCCCACTAGCTCTGTATAGTAACTGTGCAGTGTAAAAATCAACAAGATCATACAGTTTTAGAattctggattgataaaataaattgttagtgtGATCAAGATAACCAGCTTTATGTATAATTCTGATGGCTCGTTTCTGAAGCATAAAGAGAGGATGCAGTGAACTCTCATAATTATTACCCCAAATTTCTATACAGTAggtgaaatatggtaatattaaggagcagtacaataaatatctacagttgtattctaatatatatttagatttatttataattgaaatactttttgaaactttagtttGTATGTGTCTGATGTGTGGCTTCCAACTCAGTTTGTTATCAATAACAATCCCTAAGAATTTCATTTCTGTAACACTTTCAATCAAGTCATTATTAACTTTAATTGAGAGCTCTGTATTGGCTTTGTAATTaccaaaaaacatcactttagatttgtctagattcaaagatagttggttgtaatccatccatgattttattttgattaactctgtgttcaacacattgataagttccctttgattgtctgtagaatagaaaatatttgtgtcatcagcaaataaaatgagttttaaaagttttgaaacattgaataccaaaacacttttacaagtttgaccacAGATGGTATAGtacaggggtctccaactaatttggcgagaggtcaagtaactctgtcagcttagtagaccggggtccgaacatgcaaaaacattcagtcaatatttcaattttctgtccttttatttaattacaatgtgtagttaaatttgcaaataactcttttagcttattgtctcaACAAGTATTTATCTCATTCCTCTTTGTACAAAAATTCATACATGTACATgcattgtaaagtaaaaaaaaagatgcacatAAACTTGCTTCCTTATAGTGCAACatgtgtgctctttcacaaactttaacattctgctgtctgtcacttaaagtgcaacaggtaacatgaatgtacctcaaaaagcattcataattaatccctcaaatgttaattttctgttttgcaaccTTAAAAGTAGGTTGCAAATAATGCTACATATTAAACAAAGTAATAACTTTCATAAgtgcaaaaaacattataaacataaatgtaaactataaaacagacttaaagagaAGTAGATGGTACTTTGAATGGTGGTTTTGAGCTggaactgtatggagctaaattgaggccaatattatttcaaacccaaataaaagaaattgaaaaaatcttgctgtttggccaaaaattttaaaaatgtctgaatttctttttactgttctaaaataaacgtaattattttcaactgaaaatgttctctttttttaggtttcaaactcagaatttcaattgccaaacttattttttccagtttaaactcattttttttttttttatataaaaaattcagtttcaaaacttttggccttgttgtggctaacacaaagggccaATCAAAACTTGATGAGAGTG from Oryzias melastigma strain HK-1 linkage group LG12, ASM292280v2, whole genome shotgun sequence carries:
- the LOC118599449 gene encoding acyl-coenzyme A thioesterase 5-like, translated to MSSQIRLRLLPTTRCLYDKPIQVKVSHLRSRQVVTIKASSTDEKGVLFSSSATYRADGNGDIDLVRDASLSGSYVGVEPMGLLRTLKPNTLNTYFYKNKALEPHTVKFSVHDEEQDQILAEAINERLLMADGVSRVSVKEGNFHGVLFTPPGTGPFPAVLDLCTFMSERRAALLANKGFVVLTLPVFQEKLGNLKMLALDPFEEAINFLLQQQKVGSKRIGIIARSKAADVALSLAAFVPGVETVVWINGCSANSVLPLFYKKRQILPALKFDTKKFIPTQSGAVIAKYAMDDPLKEENRATVIPIEQANTNFLFVASEDDLNWDCNIYKMEMEERLKRHGKKNFESVCYPRAGHFLEPPYTPFCSSSGNMFVKMQIMWGGEPRAHAAAEVHLWKKIQGFLRSHVSCDPVQLTDLN